Proteins found in one Corynebacterium canis genomic segment:
- the murD gene encoding UDP-N-acetylmuramoyl-L-alanine--D-glutamate ligase, producing the protein MIIDGHVLVAGAGVSGAGCARMLVDLGVQVTVVDDDETARFRVSEATGAANVSRDAVRWQDYTCVVTSPGWRPDTPLLIDAAANGLPVIGDVELAWRLDRDGVFGPPRTWMVVTGTNGKTTTTAMLAEMMRRGPQRAAAVGNIGVAIGDALTANPRIDVLVAELSSFQLHWSEQLRPDVGCVLNLAHDHIDWHGSFDAYAEAKMKALRGGTAIIGVDDPEVVARAGAGCIGFTLGEPAAGQVGVVDGYLVDRAFDGGRLAPVAGISPPGSAGVLDALAAAAMARSQGIPPESIAQALSSFQVSGHRGQVVFHSGGVSYIDNSKATNPHAADAALEGHESVVWIAGGQLKGADILPVIRKHAGRLKAALLLGVDRGLIAAALATINPEIPVVITDSTDPEQAMAELVAAARRIAAPGDVVLLAPAAASLDMYSGMSQRGTIFAQAAAGSST; encoded by the coding sequence ATGATTATTGATGGACACGTGCTGGTCGCGGGCGCCGGCGTTTCTGGCGCGGGGTGCGCGCGCATGCTGGTGGACCTGGGGGTGCAGGTTACCGTCGTAGACGACGATGAGACCGCGCGGTTTCGCGTCAGCGAGGCGACGGGTGCGGCGAATGTGTCCAGGGATGCCGTGCGTTGGCAGGACTATACGTGCGTGGTCACCTCCCCGGGGTGGCGCCCCGACACGCCGTTGCTTATCGACGCCGCGGCCAACGGCCTCCCCGTAATCGGCGACGTGGAGCTGGCGTGGCGGCTCGATCGGGACGGTGTGTTCGGCCCGCCGCGCACCTGGATGGTGGTGACTGGGACCAATGGCAAGACCACCACCACGGCCATGTTGGCGGAGATGATGCGCCGGGGCCCGCAGCGCGCCGCCGCGGTGGGCAATATCGGCGTGGCCATCGGCGATGCGCTGACGGCGAATCCGCGCATCGATGTGCTGGTGGCGGAGCTATCGAGCTTTCAGCTGCACTGGTCGGAGCAATTGCGCCCGGATGTGGGCTGCGTATTGAACCTGGCGCACGATCACATCGATTGGCACGGCAGTTTTGATGCCTATGCGGAGGCGAAAATGAAGGCCTTGCGCGGCGGCACCGCCATTATCGGCGTGGATGATCCGGAGGTGGTGGCCCGCGCCGGCGCGGGCTGCATCGGCTTTACCCTCGGCGAGCCCGCCGCGGGCCAGGTGGGCGTGGTGGACGGCTACCTGGTGGACCGCGCCTTTGACGGCGGCAGGTTGGCGCCGGTGGCGGGCATTTCCCCGCCCGGTTCGGCCGGCGTATTGGATGCGTTGGCGGCGGCGGCGATGGCGCGCTCCCAGGGGATCCCGCCGGAGTCGATCGCGCAGGCGTTGTCGAGTTTTCAGGTTTCGGGGCATCGCGGCCAGGTGGTGTTTCATTCCGGCGGGGTGTCCTATATTGATAATTCCAAGGCGACGAACCCGCACGCCGCGGACGCCGCCTTGGAGGGGCATGAGTCGGTGGTGTGGATCGCCGGCGGTCAGCTCAAGGGTGCGGATATCCTTCCGGTGATTCGAAAGCACGCCGGCAGGTTGAAAGCGGCGCTATTGCTCGGCGTGGATCGCGGCCTGATCGCGGCTGCATTGGCTACAATCAATCCGGAGATTCCGGTGGTTATCACCGATTCGACGGATCCGGAGCAGGCGATGGCGGAGCTCGTGGCAGCGGCCCGCCGCATCGCGGCCCCGGGTGATGTGGTGCTGCTCGCCCCGGCTGCGGCCTCCCTGGACATGTATTCGGGTATGAGCCAGCGCGGAACCATTTTCGCCCAAGCTGCCGCTGGGAGTAGTACATGA
- the rsmH gene encoding 16S rRNA (cytosine(1402)-N(4))-methyltransferase RsmH, giving the protein MDTFEKHYGHVPVLRDRVTELIAPSISEGSVIIDATLGAGGHSEHFLSVFPDAYVIGLDRDPNALAGAQQRLARFGERFVAVHTRFDGVFDAIAGGSGAAFEWAREGVSGALFDLGVSSMQLDQVDRGFAYKVDAPLDMRMDPTRGITAADVLNTYSHGELAHVLKAYGEERFAGKIAAAVLRERAKEPFTHSARLVELLYATIPAATRRTGGHPAKRTFQALRVEVNRELDSLAAVIPVIARMLSVGGRAVFMSYQSLEDKIVKKQFAELTASKTPPGLPMDLPGTAPEFRLVTRGAERASPEEIEENPRAAPVRVRAIERVEVQ; this is encoded by the coding sequence ATGGACACATTTGAAAAGCATTACGGGCACGTTCCCGTTCTCCGTGACCGTGTAACAGAGTTGATTGCCCCGAGCATCAGCGAGGGCTCCGTGATTATTGACGCCACTTTGGGCGCCGGCGGCCACAGCGAGCATTTCCTTAGCGTGTTCCCAGACGCCTACGTGATTGGCCTCGACCGCGATCCGAACGCCTTGGCTGGGGCTCAGCAGCGGTTAGCACGTTTCGGCGAGCGCTTTGTCGCCGTTCACACGCGTTTCGACGGCGTGTTCGATGCGATCGCAGGCGGCTCCGGCGCCGCATTTGAATGGGCGCGCGAGGGAGTATCGGGGGCACTGTTCGATCTGGGCGTGTCCTCGATGCAATTGGACCAAGTGGATCGTGGCTTCGCCTATAAGGTCGACGCCCCGTTGGATATGCGCATGGATCCAACCCGTGGCATCACCGCCGCGGATGTGCTCAATACGTATTCGCACGGCGAGTTGGCGCACGTGTTAAAGGCCTATGGCGAGGAGCGTTTCGCGGGCAAGATCGCTGCGGCGGTGCTGCGGGAGCGTGCGAAGGAGCCGTTTACGCACTCCGCTCGTCTAGTCGAACTCTTGTACGCCACGATCCCGGCAGCCACGCGCCGTACCGGTGGGCATCCGGCGAAGCGGACGTTCCAGGCGCTGCGGGTCGAGGTGAATCGCGAGCTGGATTCTCTGGCCGCCGTTATACCGGTGATTGCGCGCATGCTCAGCGTCGGTGGTCGGGCGGTGTTTATGAGCTACCAATCGCTCGAAGACAAGATTGTGAAAAAGCAATTCGCCGAGCTTACGGCTTCTAAGACTCCGCCGGGTTTGCCCATGGATCTGCCCGGCACTGCGCCGGAGTTCCGGTTGGTCACGCGCGGCGCGGAGCGGGCTTCACCTGAGGAAATTGAAGAAAACCCAAGGGCTGCACCCGTGCGGGTGCGCGCAATTGAACGAGTCGAAGTGCAATAG
- the mraY gene encoding phospho-N-acetylmuramoyl-pentapeptide-transferase — MTQILISAAISFLVAIFFTPVLIRWFSAEGIGQEIRAEGPKSHLRKRGTPTMGGIAILTGILVAYLISGVMGLLMGYGGFTVSGLLVLGLTLVLGGLGFADDYIKLAMGRNLGLNKKAKLIGQAVASLVFGFLLTRFANEQGLTPGSTHLSFIRDIDILDISFGGSILGMGLFLLFIYILISAWSNAVNLTDGLDGLAAGATAMVMGAYTMVTFWQFRNSCELAVKAGCYSVRDPLDLAILAAAGLGGCLGFLWWNAAPAKIFMGDTGSLALGGLVAGLSVASRTELLMIVIGALFVIEAASVVIQVAVFRTRGTRFFRMAPFHHHFESGGWAETTVVIRFWLMTAMACIGGMALFYTEWLNVAGV; from the coding sequence GTGACTCAGATCCTAATTAGTGCCGCGATTAGCTTTCTCGTGGCGATCTTTTTCACCCCAGTGCTGATCCGCTGGTTCAGCGCGGAAGGGATCGGCCAGGAAATCCGGGCGGAGGGTCCTAAGTCGCACCTGCGCAAACGCGGCACGCCGACGATGGGCGGGATAGCGATCCTCACCGGAATCCTCGTGGCCTACCTGATTTCCGGGGTTATGGGCCTGCTCATGGGCTACGGCGGCTTTACCGTGTCCGGGCTGCTGGTGCTGGGGCTTACGCTCGTGTTAGGCGGGCTTGGGTTCGCCGATGATTACATTAAGCTCGCCATGGGCCGCAACCTGGGCTTGAATAAGAAAGCCAAGCTGATCGGCCAGGCGGTGGCGTCGCTGGTGTTCGGTTTCCTGCTTACCCGGTTTGCCAACGAGCAAGGCTTAACGCCGGGTTCCACGCACCTTTCCTTTATCCGTGACATTGATATTTTGGATATCAGCTTCGGCGGCAGCATCCTCGGCATGGGCCTGTTTTTGCTGTTTATTTACATTTTGATCAGCGCTTGGTCCAATGCCGTGAACTTAACGGACGGTTTGGATGGCCTTGCCGCGGGCGCAACGGCGATGGTGATGGGCGCCTACACCATGGTGACCTTCTGGCAATTCCGTAATTCCTGCGAATTGGCCGTGAAGGCCGGTTGCTATTCCGTGCGCGATCCGCTGGATTTGGCTATTTTGGCGGCGGCGGGTTTGGGCGGCTGCCTGGGCTTTTTATGGTGGAATGCGGCGCCTGCAAAGATTTTTATGGGGGATACGGGTTCCTTGGCGTTGGGTGGTTTGGTGGCCGGCCTGTCGGTGGCTTCCCGCACGGAGCTGCTGATGATCGTGATCGGCGCGCTGTTTGTTATTGAGGCGGCGTCGGTGGTGATTCAGGTGGCGGTGTTCCGCACGCGGGGTACGCGCTTTTTCCGCATGGCGCCGTTCCACCACCATTTTGAGTCCGGCGGCTGGGCGGAAACCACCGTGGTGATCCGTTTTTGGTTAATGACGGCCATGGCGTGTATTGGCGGTATGGCATTGTTCTATACCGAATGGCTTAACGTTGCGGGAGTGTAG
- a CDS encoding FtsW/RodA/SpoVE family cell cycle protein: MSKLADKVQAVSRDVNARPLTDYYMITIVVGALTGLGLIMVTSSSMTWSVLDGDTVWGAAGKQAAMVMVGVLAFWGALRLRPATIKRWSGALLVVAFVLLLLVLIPGIGTGRESVGSQSWIAVGPLRIQPSEIAKVAIAVWGSAYLADRTKASSSLDSSHFRYLGVSLCMVVLILLQGDVGMALAFIVVVGFVLFFAGVHPKLIVGAIGVVGVGLLLISMRGGFRSDRFTVYFDALFGSFQDTRGKAFQSYQGFLSLADGSLTGVGLGQSRAKWFYLPEAKNDFIFAIIGEELGLWGGAMVIGLFGVLAWFGLRTAQRSRNRFQCLLAASLTAGVTAQAFINIGYVVGLVPVTGIQLPMISAGGTSAIITLAAMGLLANCARHEPEAISNMQNYGRSFWDRLLRLPEPMAPNARRPKPQVRPRFGEPVTARGGSVGARTPANRRRRTKPW; the protein is encoded by the coding sequence ATGAGCAAACTTGCAGATAAGGTGCAAGCGGTATCGCGCGATGTGAACGCCCGCCCGCTCACGGACTATTACATGATCACCATCGTGGTGGGCGCGCTCACCGGCTTGGGCCTTATCATGGTGACCTCCAGCTCCATGACCTGGTCGGTGCTGGATGGCGATACCGTGTGGGGCGCCGCCGGTAAGCAAGCCGCCATGGTGATGGTGGGTGTGCTCGCCTTTTGGGGGGCGTTGCGGCTGCGCCCGGCCACCATAAAACGCTGGTCGGGGGCGCTGTTGGTGGTGGCTTTCGTGTTGCTCCTGCTGGTGCTTATCCCGGGGATCGGCACGGGCCGCGAGTCGGTTGGCTCCCAATCCTGGATCGCGGTGGGCCCGTTGCGCATCCAACCTTCCGAGATCGCCAAGGTGGCCATCGCGGTGTGGGGTTCGGCGTATCTTGCGGACCGCACCAAGGCCTCCTCTTCATTGGATTCCTCGCATTTCCGCTACCTGGGCGTGTCCCTGTGCATGGTGGTATTGATCCTGCTGCAGGGCGATGTGGGCATGGCCCTCGCCTTTATCGTGGTGGTGGGTTTCGTGCTGTTTTTCGCGGGGGTGCACCCCAAGCTGATCGTGGGCGCGATCGGCGTGGTGGGTGTGGGCCTGCTGCTTATCAGCATGCGCGGCGGTTTCCGTTCGGACCGTTTCACCGTGTATTTTGACGCGCTCTTTGGGTCCTTCCAAGACACCCGGGGCAAGGCGTTTCAGTCCTATCAGGGTTTCTTGTCGCTGGCTGATGGCAGCCTTACCGGCGTGGGCCTCGGCCAATCTCGCGCGAAATGGTTTTACTTACCGGAAGCGAAAAACGACTTTATTTTTGCCATTATCGGCGAGGAATTAGGCCTGTGGGGCGGGGCCATGGTCATTGGATTATTTGGTGTCCTCGCCTGGTTTGGGCTGCGCACCGCACAGCGGAGCCGTAACCGTTTTCAGTGTTTGCTCGCGGCGTCGTTAACCGCTGGGGTGACGGCGCAGGCGTTTATCAATATCGGCTACGTGGTGGGTTTGGTGCCCGTGACCGGCATTCAGCTGCCCATGATTTCCGCGGGCGGAACCTCCGCAATTATTACATTGGCCGCAATGGGGCTATTGGCTAATTGCGCGCGGCACGAACCCGAGGCGATTTCCAATATGCAGAATTACGGACGATCTTTCTGGGATCGATTGTTGCGTTTGCCGGAACCGATGGCGCCCAATGCACGCCGCCCGAAGCCGCAGGTAAGGCCCCGCTTTGGCGAGCCGGTCACGGCGCGTGGTGGTAGCGTCGGTGCAAGGACGCCAGCGAATCGACGAAGGAGAACAAAACCGTGGTGA
- a CDS encoding UDP-N-acetylmuramoyl-tripeptide--D-alanyl-D-alanine ligase produces MIQMTVQELADVVGGTLSGVDPQALITGPVEFDSRKVTAGSVFLALPGARVDGHEFAASAIAAGAVVVLAARKVDAPAIYVPEVARPETNAEAYAHDPTADTASLLRALSLLARHVVERTKVQVIGVTGSAGKTSTKDFLASLLPHVVAPPGSFNNEIGLPYTALRCTEETEFLVAEMSARGLGHIRQLTEITPPQLGVVLNVGTAHLGEFGSREVIAQAKGELVEALPETGVAVLNADDDAVAAMAQRTKAKVVRFSASDSSAEYYAAGICSDEFARASFELHTPVGHRPVSLGVHGMHQVSNALAAAAVALEAGVPLDAVVAKLCAYRAVSQHRMDVRTRADGVVIINDAYNANPESMRAGLEALAHTARGRSWAVLGQMGELGQGSAEEHRRLADVVAELGISTLIAVGVGVNARALADAAIARGVPTLMADSSDAAINLIAEELQPGDAVLVKASFAERLWTVATGLYEACPNEK; encoded by the coding sequence ATGATCCAGATGACGGTGCAGGAACTCGCGGATGTGGTCGGCGGCACCTTAAGCGGGGTCGATCCGCAGGCGCTGATCACCGGACCGGTGGAGTTTGATTCGCGCAAGGTGACCGCAGGCTCGGTGTTCCTAGCGCTGCCGGGGGCGCGCGTGGATGGGCACGAGTTCGCGGCGTCGGCAATCGCGGCGGGCGCGGTGGTGGTGCTGGCGGCGCGGAAGGTCGACGCCCCGGCTATCTACGTGCCGGAGGTGGCGCGGCCCGAAACCAATGCGGAGGCCTATGCGCACGACCCGACGGCGGACACGGCCTCGCTGCTGCGGGCGCTTTCGCTGCTGGCTCGGCACGTGGTGGAGCGCACCAAGGTGCAGGTCATCGGTGTGACCGGGTCGGCTGGGAAAACCTCCACAAAGGACTTTTTGGCGTCGCTGTTGCCGCACGTGGTCGCGCCCCCCGGAAGCTTTAACAACGAGATCGGCCTGCCGTACACGGCGCTACGGTGCACGGAGGAGACGGAGTTTTTGGTGGCGGAAATGTCCGCCCGCGGGCTGGGGCATATCCGCCAGCTCACGGAGATCACCCCGCCGCAGCTCGGCGTGGTGCTCAATGTGGGCACCGCTCACCTGGGGGAATTCGGCTCCCGCGAGGTGATCGCGCAGGCGAAGGGCGAGCTGGTCGAGGCGCTGCCGGAAACCGGCGTGGCGGTGCTCAATGCGGATGATGATGCGGTGGCGGCCATGGCGCAGCGCACCAAGGCGAAGGTGGTGCGATTCTCGGCCTCCGATTCGTCCGCGGAGTATTACGCCGCGGGGATTTGTAGCGACGAGTTCGCGCGGGCTTCCTTTGAATTGCATACCCCCGTTGGGCACCGGCCGGTCAGCCTCGGCGTGCATGGGATGCATCAGGTTTCCAATGCGCTCGCCGCTGCCGCGGTGGCATTGGAGGCGGGGGTGCCGTTAGACGCGGTCGTCGCAAAGCTGTGTGCATACCGCGCAGTTTCCCAACATCGCATGGATGTGCGGACGCGTGCGGATGGCGTGGTGATTATCAATGATGCCTATAACGCAAACCCAGAGTCCATGCGGGCCGGGCTGGAGGCGCTGGCACACACGGCACGCGGCCGCAGCTGGGCGGTTCTCGGTCAAATGGGCGAACTCGGCCAGGGTTCGGCGGAGGAGCATCGGCGGCTCGCGGACGTGGTGGCGGAACTCGGCATTTCCACGCTGATCGCGGTCGGCGTCGGAGTGAACGCGCGGGCCTTGGCCGATGCCGCGATCGCGCGCGGAGTACCCACCCTGATGGCGGATAGTTCAGATGCAGCTATTAACTTAATTGCGGAAGAACTTCAGCCTGGGGATGCCGTGCTAGTCAAGGCGTCCTTTGCTGAACGCCTGTGGACGGTAGCCACGGGCCTTTATGAAGCATGCCCAAACGAAAAGTGA
- a CDS encoding UDP-N-acetylmuramoyl-L-alanyl-D-glutamate--2,6-diaminopimelate ligase, translating into MDLTTLAKIAGGRLVNPADIAIDAIGLHAQELEQGGLFAAVPGSRVHGASYAVDSKAAAILTDEAGLELLAEETRPIIVVANVRAVLGEVAAAIYGDPSTDLVVIGVTGTSGKTTTTHMLESGLRALGYTVGLIGTTGTRIAGRWVPTSLTTPESTTLQELFSLMKQRGVTHVVMEVSSHALSLGRVQGTKFDVAAFTNLSQDHLDFHHTMEEYFSAKAVFFAGMAKQNVIVAEDEWGRRLLAEYGGIEVGELHVTGPQRCRVRVGESDVDIQLSLPGRFNLQNAALATTCVAAVGIDPAAFAKTLVDVGVPGRMEAVDEGQDFLAVVDYAHKPAAVAAVLDTLRTDYRVGIVIGAGGDRDAGKRPLMGEAAATRAAFVVVTDDNPRSEDPAAIRAAVLEGAARGSAEVVEIGNRAQAIRAAVAWAQPGDAIVIAGKGHETGQLIQGVTHPFDDRVELAEALREVQR; encoded by the coding sequence ATGGACTTGACTACCCTTGCGAAGATCGCAGGTGGCAGGCTGGTGAACCCCGCAGATATAGCAATCGATGCGATTGGGTTACACGCCCAAGAGCTGGAGCAGGGTGGCTTGTTCGCCGCCGTGCCGGGGAGCAGAGTTCATGGCGCGAGCTATGCGGTTGATTCGAAAGCGGCGGCGATTCTCACGGACGAGGCTGGCCTGGAGTTGCTTGCGGAAGAAACCCGGCCGATTATCGTGGTGGCGAATGTGCGTGCGGTTTTGGGGGAGGTTGCGGCGGCGATTTACGGCGACCCCAGCACGGACCTGGTGGTTATCGGCGTGACCGGCACCTCAGGGAAAACCACAACCACGCACATGTTGGAGTCGGGGTTGCGCGCCTTGGGCTATACCGTGGGGCTTATCGGAACCACAGGGACGCGGATCGCGGGGCGTTGGGTGCCCACCTCGCTGACCACCCCGGAGTCCACCACGCTGCAGGAGCTGTTTTCGCTGATGAAGCAGCGCGGCGTGACGCATGTGGTGATGGAGGTATCCAGCCACGCGTTGTCCTTGGGGCGGGTGCAGGGCACCAAGTTCGATGTCGCCGCGTTTACTAACCTTTCCCAGGACCACCTGGATTTCCACCACACGATGGAGGAATATTTCTCGGCCAAGGCGGTGTTTTTCGCGGGTATGGCCAAGCAGAACGTGATCGTCGCGGAAGACGAATGGGGCCGCCGACTGTTGGCGGAGTATGGCGGGATCGAGGTCGGGGAGCTGCACGTGACGGGGCCGCAGCGGTGCCGAGTGCGGGTGGGGGAAAGCGACGTGGATATCCAGCTTTCCCTGCCGGGGCGGTTTAACCTGCAGAACGCGGCATTAGCGACGACGTGCGTGGCCGCCGTGGGCATAGACCCTGCGGCGTTTGCAAAGACGCTGGTAGATGTGGGTGTTCCGGGGCGCATGGAGGCCGTGGATGAGGGGCAGGATTTTCTGGCTGTGGTGGATTATGCGCATAAGCCCGCGGCGGTGGCGGCGGTGCTGGACACGCTGCGCACGGATTATCGGGTGGGCATCGTGATCGGTGCCGGTGGGGATCGAGACGCCGGGAAACGCCCGCTCATGGGAGAAGCCGCCGCCACCCGGGCGGCCTTTGTGGTGGTCACGGACGATAATCCGCGTTCGGAAGATCCCGCCGCGATTCGTGCCGCCGTGCTGGAAGGTGCGGCGCGGGGGAGCGCGGAGGTGGTGGAGATCGGCAATCGGGCACAGGCTATCCGCGCCGCCGTGGCCTGGGCGCAACCCGGGGATGCGATCGTTATCGCAGGTAAAGGGCATGAGACCGGGCAGCTGATCCAGGGTGTGACGCACCCCTTTGATGATCGTGTGGAATTGGCCGAGGCTTTGCGTGAGGTGCAGCGATGA
- the murG gene encoding undecaprenyldiphospho-muramoylpentapeptide beta-N-acetylglucosaminyltransferase, which produces MVNIVVAGGGTAGHIEPALAVADALRAQGADVTALGTARGLETDLVPKRGYELNLIDPVPVPRKLNLDLLLLPLRVLKAVRQTRKILRKQRADAVIGFGGYVAAPAYVAARTLGIPYFVHEANARAGLANKLGVWMGGTGLNAVAGSGMRGDVVGVPIRANLSGAQSADKRAAGYAKWGLDPAKQTLLVTGGSQGARSLNLTVADAVESITAAGIQVLHAYGRKNEAPPAREGYVAVPYIDTMDLAYAVADLVVCRAGAMTVAEVTAAGIPAIYVPLPHGNGEQALNAKPVVDAGGATLIYDADLTAEGLATQVNAILGDPEIHDSMIDAARRSGLGHAAEAIASRILQTKENLEEHD; this is translated from the coding sequence GTGGTGAACATCGTTGTGGCGGGTGGCGGTACCGCAGGACACATCGAGCCGGCACTCGCCGTAGCGGATGCACTACGTGCGCAGGGGGCAGACGTCACTGCATTGGGCACCGCCCGCGGCCTGGAAACCGACCTCGTGCCCAAGCGCGGCTACGAGCTGAACCTTATCGATCCCGTGCCGGTGCCCCGCAAGCTCAACCTGGACCTGCTGCTGCTGCCTTTGCGGGTGCTTAAGGCCGTGCGGCAGACCCGGAAAATCCTGCGCAAACAGCGCGCGGATGCGGTGATCGGCTTCGGCGGTTACGTCGCGGCGCCGGCCTATGTTGCCGCCCGCACGCTGGGTATACCGTATTTTGTGCACGAGGCAAACGCGCGCGCTGGGCTGGCCAATAAGCTGGGCGTGTGGATGGGCGGCACGGGGCTCAACGCCGTCGCCGGTTCCGGCATGCGTGGCGACGTCGTGGGCGTGCCGATCCGCGCGAACCTTTCCGGCGCGCAGTCCGCAGACAAACGCGCCGCAGGCTACGCCAAATGGGGCTTAGATCCCGCCAAGCAAACCCTATTGGTCACGGGCGGTTCCCAAGGCGCGCGTTCCCTGAACCTTACGGTCGCCGATGCGGTGGAAAGCATCACCGCAGCCGGCATTCAGGTCTTGCACGCCTATGGGCGCAAAAACGAGGCCCCGCCCGCCCGGGAGGGCTATGTGGCGGTGCCGTACATTGACACCATGGATTTGGCCTATGCGGTGGCGGACCTGGTGGTGTGCCGGGCCGGGGCCATGACCGTGGCGGAGGTGACGGCCGCCGGGATCCCCGCCATCTATGTGCCGCTGCCGCACGGCAATGGCGAACAGGCCCTGAACGCCAAGCCGGTGGTGGACGCCGGCGGTGCCACCTTGATCTACGATGCGGATCTTACCGCCGAGGGGTTGGCCACGCAGGTGAATGCGATCCTTGGGGATCCGGAGATCCACGACAGCATGATCGATGCCGCCCGGCGCAGTGGCCTGGGGCACGCCGCCGAGGCAATCGCTTCGCGCATCCTACAGACGAAAGAAAACCTAGAGGAACATGACTGA
- a CDS encoding peptidoglycan D,D-transpeptidase FtsI family protein has product MIKIVAVVTVTLLVGRLAWVQLVWGPALAAVAEQQRARTYKDPARRGTITDRDGKRFAYTMQARSLTISPKRLRQEIEERHASNPDDYAPLDDTLKDIAKGIPEMIKQAGESSDKAAEKVSEKEILEKLKADTQYEVLVRNVDPDVAADIAAKFKGIAADHQDIRQYPNGAIGENFIGKISMDGVGQFGFEASSDNLLAGIDGRSTEDVSTTGQVIPGTLRDKVPVVDGADVQLTIDLDLQTYVQQQVEQAQSNSLAQGASAVVLDATTGEVLAMANDNTIDPTGDISRQLEKGKNFDNPAVTHPFEPGSVAKVVTASAAIEDEVTTPDEVWQVPGSIDMAGVNVKDAWEHGTVGYTTTGIFGKSSNVGTLMMAQRVGEDRFAEMLEKFGIGQSTGIELPSESEGLLPARSQWSGGTFANLPIGQGMSLTLLQMAGVYQAVANDGERIQPRIIKKVTNPDGTEVEQPEPERVQVVSPQTAVTVREMFRSVTQNDPSGVQMGTGVGAAVEGYQISGKTGTAQKVDPACNCYSNSKYWITFAGIAPADDPRYVIALMLDEPKRGVHGEGGQSAAPLFHDIASWLLNRDNIPLSAPVEGPFVLQTP; this is encoded by the coding sequence ATGATAAAAATCGTCGCGGTGGTGACGGTGACCCTGCTGGTCGGAAGGCTGGCGTGGGTGCAATTGGTGTGGGGGCCGGCGCTCGCGGCCGTAGCGGAACAGCAACGCGCCCGCACCTATAAGGACCCCGCCCGTCGCGGCACCATCACCGATCGGGACGGTAAGCGTTTCGCGTACACCATGCAGGCCCGTTCGCTCACAATTTCGCCGAAGCGGCTGCGCCAGGAGATCGAGGAACGGCACGCCAGCAATCCCGACGATTACGCGCCGCTGGATGACACGCTCAAGGACATCGCCAAGGGCATCCCGGAAATGATCAAGCAGGCCGGGGAATCCTCCGATAAGGCGGCCGAAAAGGTGTCCGAAAAGGAGATCTTGGAAAAGCTGAAGGCGGACACCCAATACGAGGTTTTGGTGCGCAATGTCGACCCCGATGTGGCCGCCGATATCGCCGCCAAGTTTAAGGGCATCGCGGCGGATCACCAGGATATCCGCCAATACCCCAATGGCGCGATTGGGGAAAACTTTATCGGCAAGATCAGCATGGATGGCGTCGGGCAGTTCGGCTTTGAGGCTTCCTCCGACAATCTGCTCGCGGGTATCGACGGCCGCTCCACCGAAGACGTGTCCACGACTGGCCAGGTGATTCCGGGCACGCTGCGCGATAAGGTGCCGGTGGTCGATGGTGCGGATGTGCAATTGACCATCGATCTTGATCTGCAGACTTATGTGCAGCAGCAGGTGGAGCAGGCGCAATCGAACTCTTTGGCGCAAGGGGCGTCGGCGGTGGTGCTGGATGCCACCACCGGCGAAGTGCTCGCCATGGCCAATGACAATACGATCGACCCCACCGGCGATATCAGCAGGCAGCTGGAAAAGGGCAAGAACTTTGATAATCCGGCGGTCACGCACCCGTTCGAGCCGGGCTCGGTGGCCAAGGTGGTCACGGCGTCGGCAGCCATTGAAGATGAGGTGACCACGCCGGACGAGGTATGGCAGGTGCCGGGCAGCATCGATATGGCCGGCGTAAATGTCAAGGACGCGTGGGAGCACGGCACGGTCGGCTATACCACCACGGGGATCTTTGGAAAGTCCTCGAACGTGGGCACCCTGATGATGGCGCAGCGCGTCGGCGAGGACCGCTTTGCGGAAATGTTGGAGAAGTTCGGCATCGGGCAATCCACGGGAATCGAATTGCCGAGCGAATCTGAGGGCCTCTTACCCGCGCGCTCCCAATGGTCCGGCGGAACCTTTGCCAATCTGCCGATCGGGCAAGGAATGTCCTTAACGCTGCTGCAAATGGCGGGCGTGTATCAGGCGGTGGCCAATGATGGTGAGCGTATCCAGCCGCGCATTATTAAAAAGGTGACAAACCCCGATGGCACCGAGGTGGAGCAACCCGAGCCGGAGCGCGTGCAGGTGGTCAGCCCGCAGACCGCGGTGACGGTGCGCGAGATGTTCCGCTCGGTAACGCAGAATGATCCCAGCGGCGTGCAGATGGGTACGGGTGTCGGCGCAGCGGTCGAGGGGTACCAGATTTCGGGTAAAACCGGTACTGCACAAAAGGTTGATCCGGCATGTAATTGTTATTCTAATTCTAAGTATTGGATCACGTTTGCGGGCATTGCTCCGGCCGATGATCCTCGCTATGTTATTGCATTAATGCTGGATGAGCCGAAGCGTGGCGTACATGGTGAAGGTGGCCAGAGTGCCGCACCTTTGTTCCATGACATTGCGTCGTGGTTATTGAACCGCGATAACATCCCCCTTTCTGCCCCTGTGGAAGGTCCGTTCGTCCTCCAAACCCCGTAG